The proteins below come from a single Parageobacillus toebii NBRC 107807 genomic window:
- a CDS encoding aldehyde dehydrogenase family protein, with protein MRKKLFIDGKWVKAEKYTSLLSPYNEKIIAEIPVATLNDVDQAIAAAYHAREKMAKMPKHERAKILENVASLLEQRKEEAAHIIAQESAKPLRTALEEVNRTIQTYKFSSEEAKRIHGETLPLDAAPGGENRIGYTIREPIGVIGAITPFNFPMNLVAHKVGPAIASGNTIVLKPASQTPLSAFFIAELLQEAGLPDGALNVVTGRGSLIGNQIVQDERVKMITFTGSPQVGIAIRNKAGLKRVTLELGSNSAVIIDEGVDLRSIVPRCVKGAFSNQGQVCISLQRIYVHKNIYEEFVDRFVSETRTLTIGDPLHASTDISALISKNDVQRVLNWIEEAKQAGATVATGGDITGNIVHPTVLLHTKPDMKVSCQEVFGPVVLINKVASVEEAIQFVNDSRYGLQAGIYTNHIARALDAAEKLEVGGVMINDIPTFRVDHMPYGGVKESGIGREGIKYAIEEMTELKLVVINRQ; from the coding sequence ATGAGAAAAAAATTATTTATTGATGGAAAATGGGTGAAAGCCGAAAAATACACTTCACTTCTATCTCCATATAATGAAAAAATCATTGCTGAAATTCCTGTTGCTACTTTAAACGATGTCGATCAAGCAATTGCAGCTGCTTACCATGCGCGTGAAAAAATGGCGAAAATGCCGAAACATGAACGGGCAAAAATTTTAGAAAACGTAGCCTCCTTGTTAGAACAACGAAAAGAGGAGGCTGCACACATCATTGCACAAGAGTCCGCTAAACCGCTTCGCACAGCATTAGAAGAAGTCAATCGTACGATCCAAACATACAAATTTTCATCAGAAGAGGCAAAGAGGATTCATGGCGAAACGCTGCCGTTAGATGCGGCACCTGGTGGGGAAAATCGAATTGGTTATACTATTCGGGAGCCAATTGGTGTGATCGGGGCGATTACTCCATTTAATTTTCCGATGAATTTAGTTGCTCACAAAGTTGGACCTGCTATTGCTTCTGGAAATACGATTGTCTTAAAGCCAGCTTCGCAAACACCGCTATCCGCTTTCTTTATCGCCGAACTACTGCAAGAGGCTGGTTTGCCTGATGGTGCATTAAATGTTGTGACAGGTAGAGGGAGTCTTATTGGTAACCAAATTGTACAGGATGAACGAGTGAAAATGATTACGTTCACAGGAAGTCCTCAAGTAGGAATTGCGATTCGCAACAAAGCAGGGTTAAAACGTGTCACACTTGAACTTGGTTCCAATTCAGCTGTAATTATTGATGAAGGTGTAGATTTACGTTCAATTGTTCCGAGATGTGTGAAAGGGGCATTTTCCAACCAAGGTCAAGTATGCATATCTTTGCAACGAATTTATGTGCATAAAAATATATACGAAGAATTTGTTGATCGATTTGTGTCAGAAACAAGAACATTGACAATCGGCGATCCGCTCCATGCCAGCACAGATATATCTGCATTAATCTCTAAAAATGACGTGCAGCGTGTATTAAATTGGATTGAAGAAGCAAAACAAGCTGGGGCTACGGTGGCAACTGGAGGAGATATAACAGGAAACATCGTACATCCTACGGTGCTGCTTCATACAAAGCCAGATATGAAAGTTTCCTGTCAAGAAGTATTTGGCCCTGTCGTTCTCATCAATAAAGTAGCTTCCGTAGAAGAAGCAATTCAATTTGTTAATGATTCTCGATATGGGTTACAGGCAGGAATTTATACGAATCATATTGCCCGTGCTTTGGATGCGGCAGAGAAGTTAGAAGTAGGCGGGGTAATGATCAATGATATTCCAACATTTCGTGTTGATCATATGCCGTATGGTGGAGTAAAAGAAAGCGGGATAGGAAGAGAAGGGATTAAATATGCTATAGAAGAAATGACAGAGTTGAAATTAGTAGTGATAAACCGACAGTGA
- the hpaD gene encoding 3,4-dihydroxyphenylacetate 2,3-dioxygenase, with product MKFNIIRCARAVLRVTDLNASRDFYERALGFVVTEADNNHLYLRGLEEYHHHSLLLKKAEQPSVEVISYKVHSEEDLEALYHFFRQKQLNPKWIEEGQQHAIGRAFRVQDISGLPLEFFVKMDTVERLLQRYDLYRGARVQRIDHFNCMVTDVQKAYDFYVKELGFACSEYTETEDKQLWAAWLHRKPNVHDVAFMNGKGPRLHHIGFWLSDQLSLIHACDVLASMGYASSIERGPGRHGLSNAFFLYLRDPDGHRIELYTGDYLTSDPDFQPIRWDINDPRRQTFWGHQAPDSWFEEASIVLDVHDDKTVEVKEPTLQKMKPTFII from the coding sequence ATGAAGTTTAATATTATCCGCTGTGCGAGGGCAGTGTTAAGAGTGACCGATTTAAATGCTTCACGTGATTTCTATGAACGTGCTCTAGGCTTTGTTGTGACTGAAGCAGACAACAACCATCTATATTTAAGAGGATTGGAGGAATACCATCATCATAGTTTATTGTTGAAAAAAGCGGAACAACCTAGTGTAGAAGTTATTAGCTATAAAGTTCATTCTGAAGAAGATTTAGAGGCTTTGTATCACTTTTTCCGACAAAAACAGCTGAATCCGAAATGGATAGAAGAAGGTCAACAACATGCAATTGGAAGAGCCTTCCGTGTTCAAGATATATCTGGCCTCCCATTGGAATTTTTTGTGAAAATGGATACGGTTGAACGGCTGTTGCAGCGATATGACTTGTATCGTGGTGCGAGAGTACAGCGAATTGATCATTTTAACTGCATGGTTACAGATGTGCAAAAAGCGTACGATTTTTATGTAAAAGAATTAGGGTTTGCTTGTTCAGAATATACAGAAACAGAAGATAAACAGTTATGGGCAGCTTGGTTGCATCGGAAACCGAACGTTCATGATGTTGCGTTTATGAATGGCAAAGGGCCACGTCTTCATCATATTGGCTTTTGGCTTTCCGATCAACTCAGCCTGATTCACGCTTGCGATGTGCTTGCTTCGATGGGATATGCCTCGAGCATCGAACGAGGGCCGGGCCGCCACGGGTTGTCCAATGCCTTTTTCCTTTATTTGCGGGACCCAGATGGGCATCGAATTGAATTATATACGGGAGATTATTTAACAAGTGATCCTGATTTTCAACCGATTCGTTGGGATATTAACGATCCGCGTCGCCAAACATTCTGGGGACATCAAGCTCCAGACAGCTGGTTTGAAGAGGCATCCATAGTGCTAGATGTTCATGACGATAAAACGGTAGAAGTAAAAGAACCAACTTTGCAAAAAATGAAACCTACATTCATTATTTAA
- the hpaB gene encoding 4-hydroxyphenylacetate 3-monooxygenase, oxygenase component, with protein MPAKTGKEYIERLKKAKSNVYIHGEKVEDVTEHPAFKNVIQSMARLYDLQYEKPGKMLYTSPTTGNKVGMTYIQPTTKEELIARREATQEWARTSAGMMGRSPDYLNAEVMAMGVANDLFAEDDPMFAENARNYYEYARENDISLTHTLIHPQMNRSKAQHEQKDANVPLHLVEKRKDGIIVDGIRLLATQGGITDEILVFPSTVKKVGSGEDPYSLAFAIPNNTPGVKFICREAFDYGKSVWDHPLSSRFEEGDAIVSFENVFVPWERVFVCGNSSICNRTFRETNAVVHMSHQVVAKNIVKTEFILGVVLCIMDAIGIEQFQHVKDKGTEIMLVLETMRSHLYRAEHNAKLDKWGTMTPDFEALDAARNWYPRIYPRLAEIVRILGASGLMAIPTEADFNNEEIGSIVRRAMQGANIDGYERVQLFRLAWDMTMSAFGSRQTHYEYYFFGDPIRMGMTYFDNYEKDYYKNLIYEFLGTPKLANVSVNTN; from the coding sequence ATGCCAGCAAAAACAGGTAAAGAGTATATCGAACGTTTAAAAAAAGCGAAAAGTAATGTCTATATTCACGGGGAAAAAGTTGAGGATGTTACCGAACATCCAGCGTTTAAAAATGTCATTCAATCGATGGCACGTCTGTATGATCTTCAATACGAAAAGCCGGGAAAAATGTTATATACGTCACCAACAACGGGAAACAAAGTTGGTATGACATATATTCAGCCTACGACGAAGGAAGAATTGATTGCCAGACGGGAAGCAACGCAAGAATGGGCACGTACTTCCGCGGGAATGATGGGGCGTTCACCAGATTACTTGAATGCGGAAGTGATGGCGATGGGAGTAGCTAATGACTTGTTTGCCGAAGATGACCCGATGTTTGCTGAGAACGCGAGAAATTATTATGAATATGCACGTGAAAACGATATTAGCCTTACACATACACTCATTCATCCACAAATGAACCGTTCAAAAGCTCAACATGAACAAAAAGATGCAAACGTTCCTTTGCATTTAGTGGAAAAAAGAAAAGATGGCATTATCGTTGATGGTATCCGTCTATTGGCGACGCAAGGTGGAATTACTGACGAAATTTTAGTATTTCCGTCCACGGTTAAAAAAGTGGGATCAGGTGAAGATCCATACTCGTTAGCGTTTGCCATTCCAAATAATACTCCAGGTGTAAAATTTATTTGCCGTGAAGCGTTTGACTACGGCAAAAGCGTTTGGGATCATCCACTAAGCTCGCGTTTTGAAGAAGGGGATGCCATCGTTTCATTTGAAAACGTATTCGTTCCATGGGAGCGCGTGTTTGTTTGTGGGAATTCTTCCATTTGCAATCGGACGTTCCGCGAAACAAACGCAGTTGTTCATATGTCTCATCAAGTGGTAGCCAAAAATATTGTGAAAACAGAATTTATCCTCGGTGTTGTTCTTTGTATTATGGATGCAATTGGTATTGAACAATTCCAGCATGTCAAAGACAAAGGAACAGAAATTATGTTAGTGCTCGAGACGATGCGCAGCCATTTATATCGTGCGGAACATAACGCTAAATTGGACAAATGGGGAACGATGACGCCAGATTTTGAGGCGCTTGACGCTGCAAGAAATTGGTATCCGAGGATTTATCCGCGTCTAGCAGAAATTGTGCGCATTCTTGGCGCCTCTGGATTGATGGCGATTCCGACCGAAGCTGACTTCAACAATGAAGAAATCGGCTCGATTGTGCGAAGAGCGATGCAAGGGGCAAATATCGATGGATATGAGCGCGTGCAATTGTTCCGTTTGGCGTGGGATATGACAATGAGCGCCTTCGGAAGCCGGCAAACGCATTATGAATACTACTTTTTTGGTGATCCAATCCGTATGGGAATGACTTATTTTGATAACTATGAAAAAGATTATTACAAAAATTTAATTTACGAATTTTTAGGAACACCGAAGCTTGCTAATGTTTCTGTCAATACTAATTAA
- a CDS encoding LysR family transcriptional regulator: MIDIKQLKYFATIVEEGQITKAARKLHIAQPPLSQQLKQLEETLGVTLLERNGKKLELTESGKILYHKAKQLLQQLDDAILEVRETNEGIKGILSIGCVKSCFFYLPETIKKFNKNFPDVKFHLREGDSFLISELLKQREIEIGIVRLPIDSNQYEIISLPSDPYVAVIPKQWKYHHHYIYMKEFTDIPLLLLHRISGKGQYELVINECRRHGFEPKIICECPDVTILLSLVSKGVGATIVPKSTVSIFRIPEITVLEIIDSSIQAEAAVIVEKNRYISKSSIHFLEILKTELSSK; the protein is encoded by the coding sequence ATGATTGATATAAAACAATTAAAATATTTTGCGACAATTGTTGAAGAAGGGCAAATTACAAAAGCGGCTAGAAAACTACATATTGCTCAACCTCCGCTAAGCCAACAGCTAAAACAGCTCGAAGAAACTTTGGGAGTTACGTTGCTAGAAAGAAACGGTAAAAAATTAGAATTAACTGAATCAGGAAAAATTTTATATCATAAAGCAAAACAGTTACTACAGCAATTAGATGATGCCATTTTAGAAGTTCGAGAAACAAATGAAGGAATCAAAGGTATACTGTCCATAGGATGCGTAAAATCTTGTTTTTTCTACTTACCTGAAACAATAAAAAAATTCAACAAAAATTTCCCAGATGTTAAATTTCATTTAAGAGAGGGAGATAGTTTTCTAATTAGCGAATTGTTAAAACAACGAGAAATTGAAATTGGTATCGTTCGTCTTCCAATTGATTCTAATCAATATGAAATTATTAGTTTGCCAAGTGACCCTTACGTAGCTGTTATACCAAAGCAATGGAAATATCATCACCATTATATTTACATGAAAGAATTTACTGATATTCCTCTTCTTCTTCTCCATCGAATCAGTGGAAAAGGTCAATATGAACTCGTTATTAATGAATGCCGACGTCACGGTTTTGAACCAAAAATTATTTGTGAGTGCCCTGACGTTACTATATTATTATCGCTAGTTTCCAAAGGAGTTGGAGCAACAATTGTACCAAAATCTACTGTTTCCATTTTCCGGATTCCAGAAATCACCGTACTTGAAATTATAGATTCCTCTATCCAGGCTGAAGCAGCAGTTATTGTTGAAAAAAATCGCTATATATCAAAAAGTTCTATCCATTTTTTAGAAATTTTAAAAACAGAACTCAGTAGTAAATAA
- a CDS encoding CAP domain-containing protein gives MNKKIVFSLAASLAIVGASFTTTTAKTEAAGPAPCPSIQNYEVKTVYPSNIQDIEKWVQFILDQTGYAEVAKTVQPKPATTTVQKPSANVQTPVSKPATQAPAPSQKANVNEAGLKAYEQQVVDLTNKERAKYGLPPLKVDLALSKVAREKSRDMAVNHYFSHNSPTYGSPFEMMRKFGISYTAAGENIAKGQRTPQEVVAAWMNSPGHRANILNKNYTHIGVGFEENGYIWTQQFIRK, from the coding sequence ATGAATAAAAAAATCGTATTTTCACTTGCTGCATCTTTAGCGATTGTAGGAGCATCTTTTACAACTACAACAGCGAAAACGGAAGCGGCAGGGCCTGCCCCATGTCCGTCTATCCAAAACTATGAAGTTAAAACTGTCTATCCATCTAATATTCAAGATATCGAAAAATGGGTGCAGTTTATTTTAGATCAAACAGGATATGCAGAAGTGGCAAAAACAGTACAGCCAAAACCAGCCACAACTACTGTCCAAAAACCATCAGCGAATGTACAAACTCCTGTAAGCAAGCCAGCAACGCAGGCGCCTGCACCAAGTCAAAAAGCAAATGTAAATGAAGCAGGATTAAAAGCTTATGAACAACAAGTAGTAGATTTAACGAACAAAGAAAGAGCGAAATATGGCTTGCCGCCTTTAAAGGTTGATTTAGCGTTAAGCAAAGTGGCCCGTGAAAAGTCAAGAGACATGGCAGTGAACCATTATTTCTCCCATAACAGCCCGACATATGGTTCTCCGTTTGAAATGATGAGAAAATTCGGCATTTCTTATACGGCCGCCGGAGAAAATATTGCAAAAGGCCAACGGACTCCGCAAGAAGTAGTGGCGGCTTGGATGAATAGCCCAGGCCATCGGGCGAATATTTTGAACAAAAACTACACGCATATCGGAGTAGGTTTTGAAGAAAACGGATATATCTGGACACAACAATTTATAAGAAAATAA
- the lpdA gene encoding dihydrolipoyl dehydrogenase: MVVGELAHERDVVIIGGGPGGYNAAIRAAQFGLSVTLIEKEELGGVCLNKGCIPSKVFTHAAQKMAELPHIEEIGIELGHVSFQLGKLQNYKTKVVTQLRQGVEALCKANRIEVIRGKASFLAEDRIGVESGEVFDVYRFRHAIIATGASYVSPPSINIDHERILNVYSIYGLETLPNHLIVYGNDYIVIEVAMSFRAFGSQVSVITDDGTFGLDETVANELQRIWKKRKIKLYQHCKVESVTLLLDAVAVTLKTKTGETVTVEGSHVFVACEAKANIDELGIDRLGIQRTEQGFIEINHQARTSLPHIFAVGDVTGGPMLAVKAVKQGKVAAETIAGKQSEIDLTFLPTIVHSIPPIASVGLTEDEARVQYEDIRVGSFPITGNGYASIIGQKDGLVKIISDVKQDVILGVHMIGAGAVDLISSGIIGLEMAAREEDMKFPFYPHPSSNESLLEAVEALRAEAVHLLPAKQKKSEKKAVSH; encoded by the coding sequence ATGGTAGTTGGAGAACTTGCCCATGAACGAGATGTCGTCATCATTGGCGGAGGACCAGGCGGATATAACGCTGCGATTCGCGCTGCCCAGTTTGGTCTGTCTGTCACACTCATCGAAAAAGAGGAGCTCGGTGGTGTTTGCTTGAACAAAGGCTGTATTCCGTCAAAAGTGTTCACTCATGCTGCGCAGAAAATGGCAGAGCTTCCTCACATTGAGGAAATCGGGATTGAATTGGGACATGTTTCGTTTCAATTAGGAAAACTACAAAACTATAAGACAAAGGTAGTTACTCAGCTTCGTCAAGGCGTAGAAGCGCTTTGCAAAGCGAACCGTATCGAAGTCATCCGCGGCAAAGCGTCCTTTTTAGCGGAAGACCGCATCGGCGTTGAATCGGGAGAAGTGTTTGACGTGTACCGCTTTCGGCACGCCATCATTGCCACCGGGGCATCGTACGTTTCACCACCATCCATCAATATTGACCATGAACGCATTTTAAACGTGTATTCGATATATGGATTGGAAACATTACCCAACCATTTGATCGTTTACGGAAACGACTATATCGTGATTGAAGTGGCAATGAGTTTTCGCGCGTTTGGTTCGCAAGTGTCTGTCATTACGGATGATGGCACATTTGGGCTAGATGAAACGGTCGCTAATGAATTGCAGAGAATATGGAAAAAACGGAAAATCAAACTTTATCAGCATTGTAAAGTAGAAAGCGTCACGTTATTGCTGGATGCCGTTGCCGTCACGTTAAAGACAAAGACAGGAGAAACGGTGACGGTCGAGGGCTCGCATGTATTTGTGGCATGCGAAGCGAAAGCGAACATTGATGAATTAGGCATCGACCGTCTTGGCATCCAGCGCACGGAGCAAGGATTTATTGAGATCAACCATCAAGCGAGAACATCGCTTCCCCATATTTTCGCTGTGGGGGATGTAACAGGCGGGCCGATGCTTGCAGTGAAAGCAGTCAAACAAGGAAAAGTCGCCGCTGAAACAATCGCTGGAAAACAGTCCGAAATCGACCTCACCTTTCTTCCAACGATTGTACATTCCATTCCGCCGATAGCGAGCGTTGGATTGACGGAAGACGAAGCAAGAGTGCAGTATGAGGACATTCGTGTCGGAAGTTTTCCGATAACTGGAAACGGATATGCTAGTATTATTGGCCAAAAAGATGGATTGGTAAAAATCATCAGTGATGTAAAACAAGATGTGATACTAGGCGTTCATATGATCGGTGCGGGAGCGGTTGATCTCATTTCGAGCGGAATTATTGGATTGGAAATGGCCGCACGTGAGGAGGATATGAAATTTCCTTTTTACCCGCATCCGAGTAGCAATGAAAGTTTGTTAGAAGCAGTAGAAGCATTACGAGCGGAAGCAGTTCATCTCCTGCCAGCAAAGCAGAAAAAGAGCGAGAAAAAAGCAGTCTCACACTGA
- a CDS encoding dihydrolipoamide acetyltransferase family protein, with amino-acid sequence MEVKLHDIGEGMTEATVLNYLVKKGDHVKADQPLVEVQTDKMVAEIPAPAAGIIQDILVPEGETISVGTTILTLETKSSPLAETPSSQPNVATESTRPFAIKEEETVSVKRTIKRRVLASPYTRKIARKHGVDLEQVVGTGPGGRITDDDVYRFIETNNTKQTNHSSIAGSDVEAQSFEKVGDNSQSSSIIPFHGRRKQIAKKMAQSLYTIPHCTHFEEVDVTELIRFREELKQQNFHISATAFFIKALSLALKQFPIFNSKLDEEREVIHLKQEHHIGIAVDTKEGLIVPVVKHVECKSLREIHEEAKHLTKKAQENKLTLQEMTGSTFTISNVGPLGGSIGATPIINYPEVALMAFHKTKKRPVVMENDEIAVRSIMNISMSFDHRVADGATAVAFTNYFVRLIENPKLMLMELV; translated from the coding sequence ATGGAAGTGAAACTTCATGATATCGGTGAAGGAATGACCGAAGCTACCGTATTAAATTATCTGGTCAAAAAAGGAGATCATGTAAAGGCAGACCAACCGCTAGTCGAAGTACAAACGGATAAAATGGTAGCGGAAATTCCCGCACCAGCCGCAGGTATCATCCAAGATATTCTCGTTCCCGAGGGGGAAACGATTTCAGTTGGCACGACGATTCTTACGTTAGAAACAAAATCATCGCCACTTGCAGAAACGCCGTCCAGTCAGCCAAATGTGGCGACGGAATCCACTCGCCCGTTTGCCATCAAAGAAGAAGAGACTGTTTCCGTTAAGCGGACGATAAAACGGCGCGTGCTTGCCTCGCCGTATACACGGAAAATTGCCCGCAAACACGGAGTGGATTTGGAACAAGTTGTCGGTACAGGACCAGGCGGCCGAATTACTGACGATGACGTGTACCGCTTTATCGAAACTAACAATACGAAGCAAACGAATCATTCGTCGATCGCAGGCAGCGATGTGGAAGCTCAATCATTCGAAAAAGTGGGTGACAACTCACAATCATCTTCCATCATCCCGTTCCACGGTCGCCGCAAGCAAATCGCGAAAAAAATGGCGCAATCGTTATATACGATTCCGCATTGTACGCATTTTGAAGAAGTCGATGTCACCGAGCTCATCCGATTCCGTGAAGAGCTGAAACAGCAAAACTTCCATATTTCCGCAACGGCGTTTTTCATTAAAGCGTTGTCGCTCGCGTTAAAGCAGTTTCCAATATTTAATTCTAAGCTTGATGAAGAACGCGAAGTGATCCATCTTAAACAAGAGCATCATATTGGCATTGCCGTCGACACAAAAGAAGGATTAATCGTGCCAGTCGTCAAACATGTCGAATGCAAGTCACTGCGGGAGATTCATGAAGAAGCGAAACATCTCACGAAAAAAGCGCAAGAAAACAAATTGACGCTTCAAGAAATGACAGGAAGCACGTTCACCATCAGCAACGTAGGTCCGCTCGGTGGCAGCATTGGCGCAACACCAATTATTAATTATCCGGAAGTAGCACTTATGGCGTTCCATAAAACGAAAAAACGTCCTGTTGTCATGGAAAATGATGAAATCGCAGTTCGCTCAATCATGAACATCTCGATGTCATTTGACCACCGCGTCGCCGATGGTGCGACGGCTGTGGCGTTTACAAACTATTTTGTAAGACTGATCGAAAATCCAAAACTAATGTTAATGGAGTTGGTGTAA
- a CDS encoding alpha-ketoacid dehydrogenase subunit beta yields the protein MTTAVNTKTLTLVQAVNDALRTMLKEREDVILLGEDIGKNGGVFRATEGLQEEFGEDRVIDTPLSEAGFTGAAIGMAINGLRPVVEIQFLGFIYPAYEQIMTHAARMRARTMGHFTVPMVIRAPYGAGVRAPEIHSDSTEALFTHMPGIKVVCPSTPYDAKGLLIAAIEDPDPVLFLEPMRIYRAFREDVPEGKYTVEIGKGKKLREGDDVTVIAWGAMVPVAMKAAESAEKKGIHVDVIDLRTLYPLDKDIIADSVQKTGRTVIVQEAHATGGLANDILAVINDTSFLYQKAPVERVTGFDVPVPFFAYEDDYLPTPERVLHAIEKVMNF from the coding sequence ATGACGACAGCGGTGAACACCAAGACACTAACGCTTGTGCAAGCGGTTAATGATGCACTTCGCACGATGTTAAAAGAGAGAGAAGATGTTATTTTGCTTGGAGAAGATATCGGAAAAAACGGGGGTGTATTTCGCGCCACGGAAGGATTACAGGAGGAATTTGGCGAGGATAGGGTCATCGACACGCCGTTAAGCGAAGCAGGATTTACTGGTGCGGCGATCGGGATGGCGATCAATGGACTTCGGCCTGTCGTTGAAATTCAGTTTTTAGGCTTTATTTATCCAGCATACGAGCAAATTATGACGCATGCCGCACGGATGCGCGCGCGGACGATGGGACATTTTACCGTGCCGATGGTCATCCGCGCCCCGTATGGCGCGGGAGTTCGCGCTCCAGAAATTCATTCCGACAGCACCGAAGCACTGTTTACCCATATGCCAGGTATCAAAGTCGTCTGCCCATCTACGCCATATGACGCAAAAGGTTTACTCATTGCCGCCATTGAAGACCCCGACCCGGTGCTGTTTTTAGAGCCAATGCGCATCTATCGTGCATTTCGAGAGGATGTACCAGAAGGAAAATATACGGTTGAAATTGGCAAAGGAAAAAAATTGCGCGAAGGAGACGATGTAACCGTCATCGCGTGGGGGGCGATGGTGCCAGTAGCGATGAAAGCAGCCGAATCTGCGGAAAAAAAAGGAATTCATGTCGATGTTATCGACTTGCGCACACTCTACCCACTTGACAAAGATATCATCGCCGATTCGGTTCAAAAGACGGGGCGGACGGTTATTGTGCAGGAAGCTCACGCCACTGGTGGATTGGCGAATGACATTCTCGCTGTTATTAACGATACATCGTTTTTATATCAAAAAGCGCCAGTAGAACGAGTGACTGGATTTGACGTTCCCGTGCCGTTTTTTGCTTATGAAGATGATTATTTACCTACACCAGAGCGCGTTTTGCATGCGATTGAAAAAGTAATGAACTTCTAG
- the pdhA gene encoding pyruvate dehydrogenase (acetyl-transferring) E1 component subunit alpha, with protein MEFQFPIIQIMNEQGCIVRSEYREQITKELVMTMYRHLIRTRMFDRKCVSLQRQGRIGTYVPYEGQEACQVGSALALRNGDWMFPTYRDHGAMMTFGRSLTQTLLYWKGRTEGCVPSEGKKIVPPSVPIATQLPHAAGAAYVEKRKGTKNAVIVYFGDGATSEGDFHEGLNFASVFNLPVVFFNQNNQYAISVPITRQMKSKTIAQKALAYDIPGIRIDGNDIFAVYFETQQALERARNGGGPTLIEAVTWRYGAHTTSDDPSKYRDQEESKRRRETTDPIKRIERFMQQEGWWDEQWMNQVQKEVSVEIEQAVAEMERYPKANPADMFDYVFAQPTWTIAEQKNAYFQWKRGIEG; from the coding sequence ATGGAATTTCAGTTTCCTATTATACAAATTATGAATGAACAAGGGTGCATTGTGCGATCTGAATATCGCGAACAAATTACAAAAGAACTGGTGATGACAATGTACCGTCATCTCATCCGCACCAGAATGTTTGATCGGAAATGTGTCAGTCTGCAGCGGCAAGGTCGCATTGGTACTTATGTTCCGTACGAGGGACAGGAAGCGTGTCAAGTTGGAAGCGCTCTTGCATTGCGCAATGGTGACTGGATGTTTCCGACATACCGCGATCACGGAGCGATGATGACGTTCGGCCGCTCCTTAACGCAAACGCTTCTATATTGGAAAGGTCGAACGGAAGGGTGTGTTCCATCTGAAGGAAAAAAAATCGTTCCGCCGAGCGTTCCGATTGCCACGCAGCTTCCGCATGCAGCAGGAGCAGCCTACGTCGAAAAGAGGAAAGGAACGAAAAATGCGGTTATCGTTTATTTTGGAGATGGGGCAACATCTGAAGGAGATTTTCACGAGGGACTCAATTTTGCAAGCGTTTTCAATTTACCTGTGGTCTTTTTCAACCAAAACAATCAATATGCGATTTCCGTGCCGATTACTCGCCAAATGAAATCGAAGACGATCGCGCAAAAAGCGCTGGCGTATGACATTCCTGGCATTCGCATCGATGGAAACGACATTTTTGCCGTGTATTTTGAAACGCAACAAGCGCTTGAACGAGCAAGAAATGGAGGAGGACCAACATTAATTGAAGCGGTCACATGGCGTTATGGCGCCCACACTACTTCCGATGACCCATCGAAATACCGCGATCAAGAAGAAAGTAAGCGAAGACGCGAAACGACCGATCCAATCAAGCGGATTGAGCGATTTATGCAGCAGGAAGGTTGGTGGGATGAACAATGGATGAATCAAGTACAGAAGGAAGTGAGCGTGGAAATCGAGCAAGCGGTAGCAGAAATGGAACGATATCCAAAAGCGAACCCAGCTGACATGTTTGATTATGTTTTTGCCCAACCGACGTGGACGATTGCCGAACAGAAAAACGCGTATTTCCAATGGAAACGGGGGATCGAAGGATGA